In the genome of Ctenopharyngodon idella isolate HZGC_01 chromosome 16, HZGC01, whole genome shotgun sequence, the window CTGAACCGTTGCATTCTATTACTATTTTACTTAGATTACTTagattactattttttttccccctagtGTATAATAGAGAGTTGCCTTTTAAtttgtgaattatttatttaatacttaGGGTATGTTTCTTAAGGAACTAAAATCTCTccaaacataataataaataataagattaaaataagtaaagaaataaattagatttttaaaacattgattcaaataaaaatactagTTAGTTATTAATCTGAATGGATtaatcaaaatgtttatttatttattttaatataaataaacaaaattaggttaaaattaaataaataatgcaaatgtATTCATGGACTACAGTACATTACTATAgtgagtacaaaaaaaaaatataatgtaactTAATAGAaactaattttacatttataatattattatttcaatgtaTAAATTGGGTGTTTATAATAGAGAGATGACTTTTAAATTTTAGCATGGGGGTCCCTCACACGAAGACGATCATATGTGGGGGTCCAtggcatctaaaagattgaaaagCCCTGATGTTGTGGGacagtttaaccaaaaaaaaaatgttgttccaaagctacatgactttctttttctagggaacacaaaaggtgagtaaatggtaatggatttctcatttttggctgatctatccctttaagtgaaagGCTTCTTGACCAAAAGTCATATGAACCCATTCTCAGGTAAACGAGAAGATTTTGGGACGCCTTCACCAGGTCCAAAGACTGACACGCCGACTGAGGAAAGAAAGGAGGTACATGAACTTTGTTTTACAAAGAAACACTAGTGAtggttaatttaaaatgtattactcCTGAGTTTGCCATGAATATGGCGTTAAATGATAAATcaatacagtagtggccaaaagtgatgccCGGAGaggatatttatttttaatgaccctaaaacttcaattaaaccatcaaaatatgaggaaaataatttatatattttaaatagtttaaatatgagggaagaccaaaacactaaacttggtttgGTATTTATCTGACTAAagtatttggcaaaaaaaaaaggcaaactacaacTACAGGTTTTGTTTTACtatgcaaaacaaaaaatgcataataatcaatattttgttggttctctcttgtttttgcatgtgttcataatttctttgtatgacaacCAGGCCAAAACTAGTTGCTAGTGCTGAAAATATcctgaaatatataatttatttatataatatttataatgtatctttattatattattatatataattatatatctcCCAACTAATGCTGAAACGTAATACAGAGAACCCTGTCATTTGATacattaatgtcataattacacAATATAACATAGTCATAACACAGTGTAACGTCTGCACGTGTGTGGTCAGGTTCCTCATGAAGACTCTGGACTCGTATGGAGATGATTACAGGACGGCTCAGCTCACCATCCCACTAGAGGTGAGGAGCACACTGATTATCCACAAAAACTTCTTTAACATAAAGCTGTTCACACCCAATTCTGATTCTGCTTTCAAATCGGACTTATTTGAAAGTAATTAAACTCTATTTGTTCTCTAACACTGTAGTTCGAATCAGTGGCCGATGACACACTAAACACGCTTCATGTGTTCAAACAGGATGAAGGAAAGGCTTTAGATCCTGCTCTCGCTGGTGATGAAGATGGCTCTTCTCCAGCGTTCCCTCATCAGTCAGCAGGAGGACCCAAGAAAAAGAGGCACCGGGTTCcaaaggacagagagagagacgcaCAGGTATGAAGGACCAGAGGACATCTCTTTAAAGAACATAGACCTGGGACAGGCAGCCGTTACTGCTCCCACATTACAGTTCAGTTGGTAGTGTATGCAGGTAATATTACACTCTAGAGAAAATAAATGTCACGTCAGAAAGGGGACGTACATCTTCaatgactctttttttttttaaaaaacatcacacCTCTTCTCAAGACACATGGTTTGAGGAATCACTTGAGCACAAATGCTGCAGAACCTACAACCCTAACTATGATCAGTAGTGATAGTGACGCTTGCCTTAGCAAATAATATTAAGATGcgtgttgttttgtttatccCCCACAGATGGAGTTGGAGCAGACGGTCATGACGGAGGGTCCGTTCACAGGATTCCCCAGTCCTAGTTCACTCTCTCACTGATCCCAGAGATGAAGCTGAAACATGATCTTAAACTCCTGAACCTCCACACTTACATGAAAtcaatgaacttttttttttgtgtgtgtgtgggtgaatGAGTAATGGTTTTGAGGAGCTTTTTTTGTCTCTTCATTTAGTGTTGAGCATTTTTATGGAAtcttggaaacattactatttttaatgtttttgaacaaagtctcttatgctcattaaggctgcatttatttcataataaatacagaaaaaacaataatattgtgaaatattattacaacttaaaattatgttttttctattttaatatactttaaaatataatgcatccctgtgatcaaagctgtattttcagcatcattactccagtcttcagtgtcacatgatccttcagaaatcattctaatatgctgatttgatactcagttatcaatgttgaaaacagttgtgttgcttaatattttttcggaacctgtgatacttttttcaggattcattgatgaataaaaggttaaaaagaacagcatttattcaaaatataaatcttttctataaatctttactatcactttttatcaatttaacacatccgtgctgaataaaagtattaatttctttcaaaaaaagaaagaaaaagaattactgaccccaaacttttgaacggtagtgtatattgttacaaaagatttctattttaaataaatgctgatattttttaactttttattcatcaaagaatcctgaaaaagtatcacaggttataaaataatattaagcagcacaactgtttccaacattgataataaatcagcatattacaatgatttctgaaggatcatgtgacactgaagactggagtaatgatgctgacaattcagctttgcatcacagaaataaattatattttaaagtatattaaattagaaaatcataatttaaaattgcaatatttcacaatattattgttttttctgtatttattatgaaataaatgcagccttaatgagcataagagacttcgttcaaaaacattaaaaaataatgtttccaaacttttgactggaagtgtatatgaatatataaataaacgtttATTTGCCACAATTCCGAgcttataactcacaattcagacttttttttccctcagaattgtgacttatAAACTCGgattttgtgagaaaaaagtcagaactgaaagacaaaaaaaagctAACTGTGACCTTTTAATCtccaaattctgacttttttcccctcgcagttttaagtttataaactcacaattctaaggagaaaaaaacagtcaagtttatatctcaaaatgtcagaattgtgagattacctttttttttgtttttattccatggcagaaacaagcttccacacaTTTGAGCTCAATCCTTGACATTGATCTTTTGTAATGATCACAAAGACATTGcgacagatgtttttttttacagtttaataaacagagctgcaacttttgacacaaaatgaactTCACATCGATAAAAATGAGGAAGACGTATACAACAGCTGTCGTTCAGTCTATCTGTGTTTGCCGTATCTGTTGAAACGGCGGTACAGGAAGCTGATCCTCTTGTCCAGGGTGTGCTTGTCATCCGTCATCATCCGGTCTCCTACCATCCGCTTCTTTCTGATGAGACGCTGAAGCTCGTTTCCGCTGAAGCCTCTGAGCCACACGGGCCCTTTGATCAAGTCTTTTGGGTGGGCTTTAAAATCACCTGCAGTCAAACACAGTCAGTGTTAGAGGACTGTCTGTGAAAACAATACCA includes:
- the tfpt gene encoding TCF3 fusion partner produces the protein MMEDFSGLALPPLFGGHILEAELETGGVELGPSGSELLDNDGPPSGSGQDGEDERRELDKRKYQALSKRCKEIEQVNEKILGRLHQVQRLTRRLRKERRFLMKTLDSYGDDYRTAQLTIPLEDEGKALDPALAGDEDGSSPAFPHQSAGGPKKKRHRVPKDRERDAQMELEQTVMTEGPFTGFPSPSSLSH
- the mrpl51 gene encoding 39S ribosomal protein L51, mitochondrial, with amino-acid sequence MSVFGGLMSSAVTFCARHFSTGTCARIRMHAIPKLKEVDRWTEKRSMFGVYDNIGILGDFKAHPKDLIKGPVWLRGFSGNELQRLIRKKRMVGDRMMTDDKHTLDKRISFLYRRFNRYGKHR